CGACAAGTATTTCGAAGGCAAACCCGCCGCCGAGATGGTGACCTTCCGCTCGGTGCCGGAGGTCTCGGCTCGCGTTGCCGGCCTGATCGCCGGCGATTTCGACATCATCGTCGATCTGCCGCCCGACCAGTGGAAGAACATCGCGAAATATCCGGATCTGAAGTTGATGCCGGCGGCTTTGGAGAACACCCATGTCGTGACCTTCAACATGAACGATCCGGTGCTGGCCGACAAAAAGCTGCGCCATGCCATGAGCCTGGCGATCGATCGCAAGGCGCTGGTCGATTCACTGTGGGACGGCAAGACCTACACGCCCAACGGTCATCAACTGGAAAGCTTCGGTCCGCTCTATATCAAGGACCGCCCGGGCTATACCTTTGACCTCGAAAAGGCCAAGCAGCTCGTCAAGGAAAGCAGCTACAAGGGCCAGGAGATCGTCTACCGGCTGGTGCCGAGCGTCTATCTCTACGGGCCGGAAGCCGCGCAGAGCATGCAGGAGATGTGGCGCGCAATCGGCGTCAATGTTCGGCTTGACTTCGTCGATTCCTCCAAGGACCAACAGAAACCAGGCCAGCAGCTGACGCCGTGGTCGAACACCTTCCGGATCCCCGATCCGACCGGCTCGCTGCTGGTACTATGGGGGCCGGAATCGGACATGCAGAAGGGCCAGAAGCTCTACAAGGCCAATCCGGAGTTCAACGAGCTCGCCCGGGAGCTCTACACCTCGAATGATCAGGCCGAACGTCGCCGCATCTTCGCCCGCGCGCTCGACCTGTTCGAGGACGATATGCCGATGACGATGCTCTACAACCCGGCTCCGGCCTATGCGACGAAGAAGATCATCAACTGGATGCCCTATTCGCATTACTACATGGACCTGCGCCCGACGAACTTCTCATTCGCCAAATGATCGGCGTGCCGGCGTCGGCGACCTCCGGCGCACTGATACGATTGGGCCGCGCATCGTGCGGCCCATGCCTTCGCAATGACCGCTCCACCAAAGACATCGAGATGACATCGTGACGAAACCTTTGGTGATCGCTCATCGGGGCTATTCCGCCCGCTATCCCGAAAACACGATCGCCTCCTATGAGGCGGCGATCGCAATGGGCGCCGACATCATCGAGAGCGATGCCCGACTGTCGTCCGACAGCGTCGCCTTCTCCTGCCATGATGCGGATTTCAAGCGGCTTCTAGGCGATGTCCGCACGGTGGCGGAGATGACAGAGGCGGAACTGAAGGCAATCGTCCTTCCCGACGGCAGCCGTCCCTTGCTCCTGGAGGAGGTGCTCGAGCAGATCAGCCCGTTCCGCAAGGTGCTGATCGACGTCAAGACGCAGGACGCCGCGATCATCGACGTCGTCATCGCCGACATCCGCAAAACCGGCGCGCTCGCCGATGTCTGGGTAGGTGTGCGCGATCTCAACCAGGCCAGGCAGATCAAGGCGGCGGAGCCCAACGTTGCCGTGCTGGCCTTCCTACCGGACTACACGCGCGCCGCCGAGTTCGCCGCGGCCGGCGCCACGGCCTTCCGCGTCTGGGAAGGCCATCTCGGGCAGGCGGCCGTGCAGGCGCTGTTTCCCCGCCTGCCGGTGTGGGTCACAATGGGGCATATGGAAACGCCCTATTGTGTCGGTGATACGGATCCGGAGCGTCTTGCGAAGGTATTGGCGCTGAAGCCAAGCGGGGTCCTCATCAACGACCTGTCGTTGATGCTGCCGGCGCCTGCACGCGACTTCGACTGAGGAAATCGCGTTGGCCAGCTCTTCCATCGGCTTCAAGCTTTTGCGCGCCGTACTCACGATCTGGATCGTGACCACATTCACCTTCATGGCCCTGAACCTGTCGGGCGATCCGATCGAGGCGCTGGTTGGCGACCAGGCCTCGCCGGCGACAATCGCGGAATACAGGGCGAAGTTCGGGTTCGACCGGTCGCTGCCCGAGCAGTACCTGTCCTATCTCTGGAACATCGCGCATGGCGACTTCGGCGTCTCGCTGTCGGACCAGCGGCCGGCGCTGGACCTGATCCTCCAGGCGCTGCCCAATACGGCGCGGCTCGGGCTCACCGCCTTCGGCCTGGGCGTGACGCTGGGCGTGTTACTTGGCATCGCGGCGGCGCTGAATCGGAACTCCACGATCGACCGATTGGTAATGAGCTTCGCGGTCTTCGGCTTCAGCATACCTAGCTTTTTCCTCGGCATCATCCTCATCCTGCTCTTTGCAGTGCAGATCCGCCTGCTGCCCAGCTCGGGGGCGGATTCGCTTGCTCATCTCGTGCTGCCGGCGATCACGCTCGGTACCAATTTTGCCGGCATCTTCGCGCGCTTCACGCGTTCTTCGATGCTCGAGGTGCTCAACCAGCAATATATCACGGCGGCGCGGGCGCGCGGCATTCCCGCCTTCTCGCGCGTCCTCATCCATGCACTGCCCAATGCCGCCATCCCGATCCTGACCGTGATCGGCCTCAAGCTCGGCGACCTCGTCGCCGGCTCGATCATCGTCGAGACCGTGTTCGCCTGGCCCGGCATCGGCCGCCTGCTTGTGGGTGCGATCAATGCGCGGGATTTTGCCGTGGTGCAGGCGATTGTGATCCTGACCGCGATCACGATGGTGCTGGCCAACCTTTTGGTCGACGCAGCCTATGTCCTGGTCGATCCGCGCATGCGGGAGCAGGGCCGATGAGCGAGATGGCCGCCCCAGAAGCTCCTCCCGTCGCTCGCGCGCGACGGCGCTATCCTCCGCTGCTGGTGATCGCGGCGCTGGCGTTTCTGGCTACCATCGTGGCCGTCTTCGCGCTGGCCGACCTGCTTGCACCCTTCGACTATCGCGCCCAGGCGCTGCGCAACCGCCTCGCGCCGCCGGTCTTCCTCGGCGGTAGCTGGAGCCATCTGCTAGGCACCGACGAACTCGGCCGCGACACCTTCAGCCGCTTGCTTTTTGCCATTCGCTTCAGCCTTCTGGCCGCTTTCGGCGGCACCGTCATCGGCGCGCTGATCGGCACCACGCTCGGCTTCATCGCCGCGCATTTCCGCGGCGTAGTCGAGGAAACAATCGTGATGCTGGCGGATGTGCAGGCCTCGCTGCCGTTCATGCTGATCGCATTGTCGCTGATCGCCGTCTTCGGAAGCAGCTTTCTGCTCTTCGTCATCATCATGGGGTTCTATGGCTGGGAGACGTTCGCGCGGCTGACGCGCAGCGCCGTGCT
Above is a genomic segment from Bosea sp. NBC_00550 containing:
- a CDS encoding ABC transporter permease, which produces MAAPEAPPVARARRRYPPLLVIAALAFLATIVAVFALADLLAPFDYRAQALRNRLAPPVFLGGSWSHLLGTDELGRDTFSRLLFAIRFSLLAAFGGTVIGALIGTTLGFIAAHFRGVVEETIVMLADVQASLPFMLIALSLIAVFGSSFLLFVIIMGFYGWETFARLTRSAVLATMGKGYAEAVTALGATPARIYLRHVLPNILGVLIVQFSLNFPQVILLEASLSFLGLGIRPPLTSLGQMLGAGRAYLTTAWWIAVIPGLVIFLTTVSISIIGDWLRDRFDPTLRNT
- a CDS encoding ABC transporter permease — protein: MASSSIGFKLLRAVLTIWIVTTFTFMALNLSGDPIEALVGDQASPATIAEYRAKFGFDRSLPEQYLSYLWNIAHGDFGVSLSDQRPALDLILQALPNTARLGLTAFGLGVTLGVLLGIAAALNRNSTIDRLVMSFAVFGFSIPSFFLGIILILLFAVQIRLLPSSGADSLAHLVLPAITLGTNFAGIFARFTRSSMLEVLNQQYITAARARGIPAFSRVLIHALPNAAIPILTVIGLKLGDLVAGSIIVETVFAWPGIGRLLVGAINARDFAVVQAIVILTAITMVLANLLVDAAYVLVDPRMREQGR
- a CDS encoding glycerophosphodiester phosphodiesterase; translation: MTKPLVIAHRGYSARYPENTIASYEAAIAMGADIIESDARLSSDSVAFSCHDADFKRLLGDVRTVAEMTEAELKAIVLPDGSRPLLLEEVLEQISPFRKVLIDVKTQDAAIIDVVIADIRKTGALADVWVGVRDLNQARQIKAAEPNVAVLAFLPDYTRAAEFAAAGATAFRVWEGHLGQAAVQALFPRLPVWVTMGHMETPYCVGDTDPERLAKVLALKPSGVLINDLSLMLPAPARDFD
- a CDS encoding ABC transporter substrate-binding protein, whose product is MMKTMIAAALACGALYASLPASPALAQQSNLTVAVNDLPRTLDPGETPGNVDVRVYYNIFDTLIRRDFAHPAADGGAKLVPGLAESWAWTSPTTFDVKLRDGVTCHDGTPFDADDVMTTFSSERLWGADSYYPEGRVYFGMLKDVQKLDGRTVRFVTAAPDLALEHRLSSYISFVICDSAWNASRKEGVGHKVWMAEAARALRAKPIGTGPYRFVDYTRNDRLRLQAFDKYFEGKPAAEMVTFRSVPEVSARVAGLIAGDFDIIVDLPPDQWKNIAKYPDLKLMPAALENTHVVTFNMNDPVLADKKLRHAMSLAIDRKALVDSLWDGKTYTPNGHQLESFGPLYIKDRPGYTFDLEKAKQLVKESSYKGQEIVYRLVPSVYLYGPEAAQSMQEMWRAIGVNVRLDFVDSSKDQQKPGQQLTPWSNTFRIPDPTGSLLVLWGPESDMQKGQKLYKANPEFNELARELYTSNDQAERRRIFARALDLFEDDMPMTMLYNPAPAYATKKIINWMPYSHYYMDLRPTNFSFAK